Proteins found in one Miscanthus floridulus cultivar M001 chromosome 4, ASM1932011v1, whole genome shotgun sequence genomic segment:
- the LOC136550070 gene encoding triosephosphate isomerase, chloroplastic-like: protein MAAAPSSLASSHLSRLADLRRAAAVATPAVPQQLRIGCSRRRAQRVVAMAGSGKFFVGGNWKCNGTKDSISKLVSELNSATLETDVDVVVAPPFIYIDQVKNSLTGRIEVSAQNVWVGKGGAYTGEISAEQLVDIGVQWVILGHSERRHIIGEDDEFIGKKAAYALSQNVKLIACIGELLEEREAGKTFDVCFKQMKAFADSISNWADVVIAYEPVWAIGTGKVATPEQAQEVHAAVRDWLKTNLSPEVASSTRIIYGGSVNAANCAELAKKEDIDGFLVGGASLKAQDFATIVNSVTTKKVAA from the exons ATGGCCGCGGCGCCGTCGTCCCTCGCGTCCTCCCACCTCTCCCGCCTCGCCGACCTCCGCCGCGCCGCGGCGGTGGCCACTCCCGCCGTCCCACAGCAGCTTCGCATCGGCTGCTCGCGCCGCCGCGCCCAGCGCGTCGTCGCCATGGCTGGATCCGGCAAG TTCTTCGTCGGAGGCAACTGGAAGTGC AATGGAACAAAGGACTCCATCAGCAAGCTTGTCTCTGAATTGAATTCTGCTACCCTCGAAACTGATGTAG ATGTTGTGGTGGCACCTCCATTCATCTATATCGATCAGGTCAAGAATTCACTAACTGGTCGCATTGAGGTTTCTGCTCAGAATGTGTGGGTTGGAAAAGGAGGAGCCTACACCGGAGAGATCAG TGCAGAACAATTGGTGGACATCGGTGTTCAATGGGTTATTCTTGGACACTCTGAGCGTAGGCATATTATTGGTGAAGATGACGAG TTTATTGGGAAGAAGGCTGCATATGCATTGAGCCAAAATGTTAAGCTTATTGCCTGCATAGGAGAGCTGCTGGAAGAGAGGGAAGCAGGGAAAACTTTTGATGTATGTTTTAAGCAGATGAAGGCTTTTGCAG ATAGTATTTCAAACTGGGCCGATGTTGTAATTGCATATGAGCCTGTTTGGGCTATTGGAACTGGAAAAGTTGCTACTCCTGAGCAGGCCCAGGAAGTTCATGCTGCTGTACGCGATTGGTTGAAGACCAACTTATCACCTGAAGTTGCCTCTAGCACTCGAATAATCTATGGAG GTTCTGTGAATGCAGCCAATTGCGCAGAGCTAGCAAAGAAAGAAGATATtgatggttttcttgttggtGGCGCCTCCTTGAAG GCACAGGATTTCGCCACCATTGTCAACTCAGTGACTACCAAGAAAGTTGCTGCCTGA
- the LOC136552189 gene encoding uncharacterized protein: MRVKKRSKNRKAIKFYATCFGFREPYKVLIDGTFVHHLLTQRLLPADEALRDLLSASRTPALFTSKCINAELRRLGKSHAESFDNAQLLTTTKCEHDKVVSAVNCVMSLIGDKNPEHFFVATQDPGLREKLREIPGVPVIYGLKNSLFIEQPSVQQRKFAQLDEEKRLNMDISEYKKLLKAASEGKIAASENGSDKEQHERPISSLVKNALGVTDKSKFKRNKAKGPNPLSCKKKKPKLPTAIQNQVVTADGEAKRKRVRKRKRGKKDNKQLESAH, encoded by the exons ATGCGGGTGAAGAAGCGATCGAAGAACCGCAAAGCGATCAAGTTCTACGCCACCTGCTTCGGCTTCCGCGAGCCGTACAAGGTCCTCATCGACGGTACCTTCGTCCACCACCTCCTCACCCAGCGCCTCCTCCCAGCCGACGAGGCTCTCCGAGACCTCCTCTCGGCCTCCAGGACGCCAGCCCTCTTCACCTCCAAGTGCATCAACGCAGAGCTCAGGCGACTCGGCAAGTCACATGCCGAATCCTTCGACAACGCGCAGCTGCTCACCACAACCAA GTGTGAGCATGACAAGGTGGTCAGTGCCGTGAACTGTGTCATGTCACTGATAGGTGATAAAAATCCTGAACATTTCTTCGTTGCCACCCAGGATCCTGGTCTTCGAGAAAAGTTACGAGAG ATTCCTGGGGTTCCTGTGATATATGGTCTGAAGAACTCCTTATTCATAGAACAACCCTCTGTGCAGCAACGCAAGTTTGCTCAATTGGATGAGGAGAAGCGTCTCAATATGGATATATCTGAATACAAGAAGTTACTGAAGGCTGCATCAGAAGGAAAGATAGCTGCCAGTGAAAATGGAAGTGACAAAGAACAACATGAGAGGCCTATCAGTTCTCTTGTAAAAAATGCTCTTGGTGTCACTGACAAAAGCAAGTTTAAAAGGAACAAAGCAAAG GGTCCTAACCCACTCTCCTGTAAGAAGAAGAAACCAAAGCTCCCCACAGCTATTCAAAACCAG GTAGTTACGGCTGATGGCGAGGCGAAGAGAAAGAGGGTTCGGAAGcggaagaggggcaaaaaagatAACAAGCAATTGGAGAGTGCGCACTAG